The following are encoded together in the Anaerostipes caccae L1-92 genome:
- a CDS encoding HD domain-containing phosphohydrolase has product MHAIRSKNIWGIVKRTLNKVDPRLVEHGERVAYIALKILEEAEGEISHEMLKNVLLVCLIHDIGAYKTEEIDCIVEFESRNVWEHSIYGSLFLKMFSPLSEYTEAVLYHHADYCLMKEQGVKGRTLFLADVIHLADRTDLLWQTKAQIREKLEERKGREFSEFAVETLLRAEEKYQIGRALKDGSFEEELEDIIEKMRFTEDEQRTYLEMLAYSIDFRSEFMVLHTITTVNASIAIANIMGIPGDRSDRLYYGALLHDIGKVATPVEILEKPGALTPDEYKIMQEHVVDSGRILKEYVHPDIYKIAVRHHEKLDGSGYPLGLTGDQLSREERICAVADIISALIRKRSYKQVFSKEQTLKILGDMARRNQICPEVTKAVSMNYDFLMEEIDKNGERLMLIYQQMKDEYREMLGMLKEQGFPKMLS; this is encoded by the coding sequence ATGCACGCCATAAGGAGCAAAAATATATGGGGGATTGTTAAGCGGACGCTGAACAAAGTAGATCCCCGTCTGGTTGAACACGGAGAGAGGGTAGCTTACATTGCTCTCAAAATTTTAGAAGAGGCAGAGGGAGAGATCTCACACGAGATGCTGAAAAATGTCCTTCTGGTATGTCTCATTCATGATATCGGGGCATATAAAACAGAAGAAATTGACTGTATCGTGGAATTTGAATCGAGAAATGTATGGGAACATTCCATTTACGGCAGCTTATTCCTCAAAATGTTTTCGCCTCTTTCCGAATATACGGAGGCAGTGCTTTACCATCATGCGGATTACTGCCTGATGAAGGAGCAGGGAGTGAAAGGACGTACTCTTTTCCTTGCAGATGTCATTCATCTGGCGGACAGAACTGATCTGCTGTGGCAGACAAAGGCACAAATAAGGGAAAAACTTGAGGAGAGAAAAGGAAGGGAGTTTTCTGAGTTTGCCGTTGAGACACTTCTGCGTGCGGAGGAGAAATATCAAATCGGCCGGGCACTGAAGGACGGCTCCTTCGAGGAGGAATTGGAAGACATCATAGAAAAGATGAGATTTACGGAAGATGAGCAGCGGACTTACCTGGAAATGCTGGCATATTCCATCGACTTCCGCAGTGAGTTCATGGTGCTTCACACGATAACAACGGTTAATGCCAGCATTGCCATAGCAAATATTATGGGAATTCCCGGTGACAGGTCAGACCGCCTGTATTACGGCGCTCTGCTCCATGATATCGGAAAGGTTGCCACACCGGTTGAAATATTAGAAAAGCCGGGGGCACTGACACCGGACGAATACAAGATCATGCAGGAGCATGTAGTTGACAGCGGAAGAATTCTGAAAGAATACGTCCATCCTGATATATATAAGATCGCAGTCAGACATCATGAAAAGCTGGACGGCTCCGGGTATCCTCTGGGTCTTACGGGAGATCAGCTTTCCAGGGAGGAAAGAATCTGTGCGGTGGCGGACATCATCAGTGCACTGATCCGAAAGCGCAGCTATAAGCAGGTCTTCTCAAAGGAACAGACCTTGAAGATACTCGGTGACATGGCCCGCAGAAATCAAATATGTCCGGAAGTTACAAAGGCCGTTTCCATGAATTATGATTTTCTTATGGAGGAGATCGATAAAAACGGAGAGCGGCTGATGCTGATATATCAGCAAATGAAGGATGAGTACAGAGAGATGCTCGGGATGCTGAAAGAACAGGGATTTCCAAAGATGCTGTCCTAA